One region of Armigeres subalbatus isolate Guangzhou_Male chromosome 3, GZ_Asu_2, whole genome shotgun sequence genomic DNA includes:
- the LOC134222792 gene encoding uncharacterized protein LOC134222792 — translation MPNVPLADPHFNIPSMIDIIIGGECYHEIHTGSRLSIGDGLPLLVDTRFGWTVSGKTTTNPTVAPPVCYLSTVDRSLESSLQRFWELEAVDQSPIYSEEEKQCEEFYATTTTRTHDGRYVVRLPRSDNPQVTLGQSRQIATRRFYSLERRLERDTALKSSYHNFIEEYLRLGHMRKLDFVDDDSPHCYLPHHPVVKESSTTTKLRVVFDASCKTSSGMSLNDTLLVGPVVQQNLDSIIIRFRFHAIAIVADVEKMYRQILHSPVDQRFLRILFRRQPSDPLDTYELLTVTYGTASAPFLATRTLQQLARDEGESSPKAVEAVVEDFYVDDLLTGEDNLASAVEKRRQISTMLESAGFSLKKWASNVPEALADVSPEDRAIKPVHELQDDQSVTTLGLVWDTKNDILRFNVDLPLPASVLTKRKVISYIAKIFDPLGLVGPVIATAKIFMQRLWKLKNEDNSPYEWDRPLPERLQKEWKQFHATLSILAEIKIPRFVSSPGVSVVQLHFFSDASDVAYGACCYVRTLDTDHVRVSLLTSKSRVAPLATKHTTARLELCAAVLSTKLYRKVEQSIKTPSHVFFWTDSTTVIQWLQSPPSRWKTFVANRVSTIQSATEISLWRHVPGNENPADELSRGMLPTDLSNQARWWSGPPWLSEFPSRWPSPGLDVPQTEFTTQEARTVTLTTSIAPNDQLADQLFARFSSYTKLRRVVAYCLKYIDALRAKIQGITKTTTNVLLTTDLEAADCTLARLAQAQLYSEELSSNDQTIKSSPLKFLKPLLDDNGILRVGGRLSNAEIPENIKHPVILSAKHPLSLLLAEHYHKVLLHAGPQLMMATMRQKYWVIGGRNLLRHTYHRCVKCFRNKPALIQQSTADLPKSRVTPARPFAISGIDYCGPIYVKSPVRNRGPNKAYIGIFVCFATKAVHIELITDLSTQAFLSALRRFVARRGLVRELHSDNGTAFKGASNVLHRIYEMLKSNHDDRNQIQTWCAENQIQWKFIPPRAAHFGGLWEAAVKSAKHHLLREVGNTNLCYEDMITLLAQIEMCLNSRPLTPIPSDPDGLDVLTPGHFWLAPICKLFRSQATSTLQTTVLTTGSSLKSCSKTFGLGGIRSTLLNFSHEQQRVASHRSWSS, via the coding sequence ATGCCAAACGTTCCATTAGCCGACCCACACTTCAACATTCCGAGCATGATCGACATCATAATTGGCGGAGAGTGCTACCACGAAATCCACACCGGTAGTCGCTTATCCATCGGTGACGGTCTTCCGCTGCTAGTCGACACACGTTTCGGATGGACAGTTTCGGGCAAAACAACCACCAATCCCACAGTAGCACCGCCAGTTTGTTATCTCTCGACCGTCGACCGTTCTCTGGAGTCATCGCTTCAACGTTTCTGGGAACTTGAAGCAGTCGATCAAAGCCCGATATACTCGGAAGAAGAGAAGCAATGCGAGGAGTTTTACGCAACCACCACCACTCGAACTCATGACGGAAGGTACGTCGTTCGCCTTCCCCGGTCCGACAATCCGCAAGTCACCCTTGGCCAATCTCGACAAATCGCCACCCGTCGCTTCTACAGCCTTGAGCGACGCCTTGAACGAGATACCGCCTTGAAGAGCTCCTACCATAATTTCATCGAGGAATACCTCCGCCTGGGACACATGCGCAAGCTAGATTTTGTCGACGACGATTCTCCACATTGTTACCTTCCACACCATCCGGTAGTCAAAGAGAGTAGCACCACCACGAAGCTTCGAGTGGTATTCGACGCCTCCTGTAAGACCTCCTCCGGAATGTCGCTCAACGATACACTGCTCGTTGGACCAGTCGTTCAACAGAATCTCGACTCCATCATTATCCGCTTTCGCTTCCACGCTATTGCCATTGTCGCTGACGTCGAGAAAATGTATCGTCAAATACTACATTCTCCTGTTGATCAACGCTTCCTACGTATACTATTCCGCCGACAGCCGTCGGACCCTCTCGATACCTACGAACTTCTTACAGTTACGTATGGAACGGCTTCGGCACCCTTCTTGGCAACGCGCACTTTACAACAATTAGCAAGAGACGAAGGAGAAAGCTCCCCGAAAGCCGTAGAAGCAGTCGTCGAAGATTTTTATGTGGACGATCTACTTACTGGAGAAGACAATCTGGCCTCTGCTGTAGAAAAGCGTCGTCAGATATCCACCATGCTCGAGTCGGCCGGTTTCTCGCTGAAGAAGTGGGCTTCGAACGTTCCGGAAGCATTAGCCGATGTTTCACCTGAAGACCGTGCTATCAAGCCCGTCCACGAACTTCAAGACGATCAATCCGTAACGACCCTTGGATTGGTATGGGATACGAAGAACGATATCCTTAGATTCAACGTTGACCTTCCGCTACCAGCGTCTGTTCTCACGAAGAGAAAGGTGATATCATACATCGCTAAGATTTTTGATCCGTTAGGCCTCGTTGGTCCCGTAATAGCCACAGCGAAGATATTTATGCAGCGCTTGTGGAAACTCAAGAACGAAGATAACTCTCCCTATGAGTGGGATCGTCCGTTGCCTGAAAGGCTGCAAAAGGAATGGAAGCAGTTCCATGCTACGCTTTCCATTCTGGCCGAAATTAAGATTCCACGCTTTGTATCTTCTCCTGGCGTTTCTGTGGTACAGCTGCATTTTTTCTCTGATGCTTCGGACGTCGCCTACGGAGCTTGCTGTTATGTCCGCACACTGGATACCGATCACGTCAGGGTTAGTCTTTTAACATCAAAATCAAGGGTTGCTCCTCTCGCCACGAAGCACACTACAGCACGACTTGAGCTTTGTGCTGCCGTATTGTCCACCAAGTTGTATCGGAAAGTTGAACAATCGATCAAAACGCCTAGTCACGTCTTCTTCTGGACAGACTCAACCACGGTGATTCAATGGTTACAATCTCCACCAAGCCGGTGGAAAACATTCGTTGCGAATCGTGTCTCCACCATACAATCTGCCACCGAAATTTCCCTTTGGAGGCACGTTCCAGGAAATGAAAACCCGGCTGATGAACTTTCCCGTGGCATGCTGCCTACGGACCTCAGCAATCAGGCCAGATGGTGGAGCGGTCCTCCATGGTTATCAGAATTTCCCAGCCGTTGGCCTTCACCTGGTCTAGATGTACCCCAAACAGAATTCACCACGCAAGAAGCCCGTACGGTTACACTCACCACATCCATTGCTCCCAATGATCAATTAGCAGATCAATTGTTTGCACGTTTTTCAAGCTACACCAAACTCCGTCGTGTTGTAGCGTATTGCTTGAAGTACATCGATGCCCTGCGTGCAAAAATACAAGGAATAACAAAAACGACCACCAACGTGCTCCTGACGACTGATCTAGAAGCCGCTGATTGTACACTTGCTCGCCTTGCCCAGGCACAGCTCTACTCGGAAGAGTTATCATCCAACGACCAAACCATAAAATCGTCCCCACTCAAGTTTTTGAAGCCTCTCCTCGATGATAATGGAATCCTCCGTGTAGGCGGACGCCTTTCGAATGCTGAGATTCCGGAGAACATAAAGCATCCAGTCATCTTATCTGCAAAGCATCCACTGTCACTATTACTTGCCGAACATTACCACAAGGTTTTATTACATGCCGGGCCACAATTAATGATGGCTACAATGCGCCAGAAGTACTGGGTAATCGGTGGGAGGAATCTTCTTCGCCATACGTATCACCGCTGCGTGAAATGTTTTCGAAACAAGCCGGCCTTGATCCAGCAGAGCACTGCAGATCTTCCCAAGTCTCGTGTCACCCCGGCACGGCCATTCGCTATCTCAGGAATAGACTACTGTGGGCCAATTTACGTCAAATCACCGGTGCGGAATCGAGGGCCAAACAAGGCATATATTGGCATATTCGTTTGTTTTGCTACAAAGGCTGTTCACATTGAGTTGATCACTGATCTATCCACGCAGGCCTTTCTATCGGCTCTCCGCCGGTTCGTCGCTCGCCGCGGTCTTGTTAGGGAGCTTCACTCGGACAATGGAACCGCATTCAAAGGAGCATCCAACGTCCTCCATCGAATATATGAGATGCTAAAATCCAACCATGACGACCGAAACCAAATTCAAACCTGGTGCGCCGAAAATCAAATTCAGTGGAAATTCATCCCACCCCGCGCCGCACACTTTGGGGGCTTATGGGAAGCTGCGGTCAAGTCTGCAAAGCATCACCTTCTTCGTGAAGTCGGTAACACTAATCTGTGTTACGAGGATATGATCACTCTATTGGCCCAGATAGAAATGTGTTTAAACTCAAGGCCATTGACTCCAATTCCGTCAGACCCTGATGGCCTGGATGTACTGACACCTGGCCATTTTTGGTTGGCTCCAATTTGCAAACTGTTCCGGAGCCAAGCTACATCAACACTCCAGACAACCGTCTTGACCACTGGAAGCTCACTCAAAAGTTGTTCCAAAACATTTGGGCTCGGTGGTATCCGGAGTACCTTGCTCAACTTCAGTCACGAGCAACAAAGGGTTGCAAGTCACCGGTCCTGGTCCAGTTAA
- the LOC134222793 gene encoding uncharacterized protein LOC134222793: MPSKDQKKLDQSILKLKRVLAIRDVVEKFVAEYNHERDANQVSVRLESLDKINKEFHHAQGEMEMIDSDHFEEHIEVRTAFENRYCVLKGFLLSKQKSNQPMMSSTMIGSFGQQSAASFHHRLPKIDLPKFSGDESRWISFRDNFISMIHSNDDIPTVNKLHYLLQSLEEEAKKPFESVDIQADNYASTWDALLKRYDNKRFLKKELFRGLFDLPVMNKESAADLNTLVDEFQRRVKALAKLGEPVIHWDTPLIFILSKKLDASTLRAWEHETRQKDEVRYDELIDFLSQHIRMLKSVASDLQQRSLSTSIKVAGPSTKKTPAFKSVANPATAEVISNVQLCPACSQNHQLHQCPTFNELSISQRREFVVQRSLCRNCFRLGHQARVCRSRFSCRTCQARHHTMLHENVAVSNSTTTPIETSTISAQQPNLSTPVIAGTSGSAHPPEVSMAIQSKHSTVLLETVSLFIVDYNGRRFPVRALLDSASMSNFITKSWQTISASAELA, translated from the coding sequence ATGCCTTCCAAAGATCAGAAGAAGCTGGATCAAAGCATTTTGAAGCTCAAGCGTGTGCTAGCGATTAGAGATGTGGTGGAAAAGTTTGTTGCGGAGTACAACCATGAGCGGGATGCCAATCAAGTGTCCGTCCGCCTTGAATCCCTCGACAAGATTAACAAGGAGTTTCATCATGCCCAGGGCGAAATGGAGATGATTGACAGCGACCATTTTGAGGAGCACATTGAGGTGCGGACTGCTTTCGAAAATAGATACTGTGTGCTCAAGGGATTCCTTCTTTCGAAGCAGAAAAGCAATCAACCGATGATGAGTTCAACGATGATCGGCAGCTTCGGTCAGCAATCTGCTGCTAGCTTCCATCATCGGCTACCGAAGATAGACCTTCCTAAGTTCAGTGGCGATGAATCAAGATGGATATCATTTAGGGACAACTTCATTTCGATGATCCACAGCAACGACGATATACCGACTGTAAACAAACTTCACTACCTTTTGCAGTCGCTTGAAGAAGAGGCCAAGAAACCATTTGAAAGCGTGGATATTCAAGCGGACAACTATGCATCGACGTGGGATGCGTTGTTAAAGCGGTATGACAACAAGCGGTTCCTAAAAAAAGAACTGTTTCGAGGCTTGTTCGATCTACCAGTAATGAACAAGGAATCCGCCGCCGATCTCAACACATTAGTAGACGAGTTTCAGCGTCGTGTGAAGGCTCTGGCCAAGCTGGGGGAGCCTGTAATCCACTGGGATACTCCACTTATCTTCATTCTTTCTAAGAAGCTAGATGCCTCAACGCTTCGTGCCTGGGAGCACGAGACTCGCCAGAAAGACGAAGTGAGGTACGACGAACTGATCGACTTTCTCTCGCAGCACATTCGTATGCTGAAGTCGGTAGCCAGTGACTTACAGCAACGATCTCTGTCGACTAGCATCAAGGTGGCCGGACCTTCAACCAAGAAAACTCCTGCGTTCAAATCCGTGGCAAACCCAGCCACCGCTGAAGTTATATCAAATGTTCAACTATGCCCTGCATGCAGCCAAAACCACCAGTTACATCAGTGTCCGACCTTTAATGAGCTGTCCATATCCCAACGACGAGAGTTCGTAGTCCAGCGGAGCTTGTGTCGGAACTGTTTTCGGCTTGGCCATCAAGCACGAGTTTGCAGATCTAGATTCAGTTGCCGAACTTGTCAGGCCAGGCATCATACTATGCTGCACGAGAACGTAGCAGTCTCAAATTCGACCACCACTCCTATCGAAACGTCGACTATTTCTGCACAGCAACCTAACCTATCCACACCAGTGATTGCTGGTACCTCTGGATCTGCGCATCCACCGGAAGTCAGCATGGCTATCCAATCGAAGCACAGCACAGTCTTATTGGAAACGGTTTCGCTTTTCATTGTCGACTATAACGGCAGAAGATTTCCGGTTCGAGCGCTTTTGGACTCCGCATCGATGTCCAATTTTATTACGAAAAGTTGGCAAACGATCTCGGCATCCGCCGAACTAGCGTAG